Proteins from a genomic interval of Streptomyces sp. Tu6071:
- a CDS encoding Rne/Rng family ribonuclease, which yields MLEPKEPGTSGTHDDTPSSPGDTLPPRRRRRAASRPAGPPAGQAAAENSAAEQAAPAIPAKARETEPTTTGEAEPAAPRRRRATRRASAPAGAPQGATQAEETPGAPEPAEVAAAVANPADESAEPAAPRRRRATRRASAPAGAPQAAPADEEPQAAAQPEKAAQTEKPAQAGKAARAEKPAQGAAAEADEDDGDVRRRARRKPARSRATFTEPQIQSRQSAKGGAKGEERGEESRGGRKPAVPVFRAPVFTEPTFQFQTLESAAAEAAATGDEEDSAPAATSAPAPARAEEAESGRRKRRRREEREQPRTAEAPAAQARTAPRPAEDTSEPAEPAEAETADSTGSAESGEDNERQYGDEGERPSRRRRRGGRRRRRGESAEQDQREDREDEEEGEEPAAEETAAPAAERRPAPADEERDEEPEGSAARDEDEGSGSSSSRRRRRRRRRASDASGEAEATPAADDPERTVVKIREPKERRKENDHSDEVQSIKGSTRLEAKKQRRREGREQGRRRVPIITEAEFLARREAVERVMVVREQGERTQIGVLEDDVLVEHYVNKAESTSYVGNVYLGKVQNVLPSMEAAFIDIGKGRNAVLYAGEVNFEALGYHGPRRIETALKSGQSVLVQVTKDPIGHKGARLTSQVSLPGRYLVYVPEGSMTGISRKLPDTERARLKTILKKIVPEDAGVIVRTAAEGASEDELRRDVERLQSQWEDIQKKAKTGNAPTLLYGEPDMTVRVVRDIFNEDFTKVVVSGDRAWETIHGYVSHVAPDLVGRLSRWTSEVDAFATYRIDEQLAKALDRKVWLPSGGSLVIDKTEAMIVVDVNTGKFTGQGGNLEETVTRNNLEAAEEIVRQLRLRDLGGIVVIDFIDMVLESNRDLVLRRLLECLGRDRTKHQVAEVTSLGLVQMTRKRVGQGLLESFSETCVHCNGRGVIVHLDQPTTQGGGGGGGKRKKKGKGGEHAEHDHAEHELTYEYVSAEQAEEAKASEEPATEVVTGPAALPEPVFTPDEDLYSSAAEAEAAASGYGGRRERSRRRASRRASAPAGTPRGSRVTDTDTVGAYDPEELKGEQPEAIVEVQEPAADAVADAAVEPLADTVVEPVVEPEAVEVVTAATLPASAVADTVAEEAPRGRGRRRATRKASAPAGSPKAAEPVEVVVPVAEVSAPEPVAELAAEPEPAEVVPEAAPPARTRRRAVRAVAAPATSAPDENAVLVVPAAEAPVEEAPAEAAPVKKTTARKTAAKKTTAVKKTAAAKKAPAKKAATKKATAGKTAETAPEAPVEEAPAEEAPAKKAVRKTAAKKTTAAAKKTTAAKKAPAKKAAAKKAPAKKATTRKAAESPEGAES from the coding sequence ATGCTTGAGCCGAAGGAACCCGGCACTTCCGGGACCCACGACGACACCCCCTCCTCGCCCGGCGACACGCTGCCGCCGCGCCGCAGGCGCCGCGCCGCCTCGCGCCCCGCGGGCCCGCCCGCCGGGCAGGCCGCCGCGGAGAACTCCGCCGCCGAGCAGGCCGCACCGGCCATACCGGCGAAGGCGCGGGAGACGGAGCCCACCACGACGGGCGAGGCCGAGCCGGCGGCGCCGCGCCGCCGCCGTGCCACCCGCCGCGCCTCCGCGCCCGCCGGGGCGCCGCAGGGCGCCACCCAGGCCGAGGAGACGCCCGGCGCCCCCGAGCCCGCAGAGGTCGCGGCAGCCGTCGCGAACCCGGCCGACGAGAGCGCCGAGCCCGCCGCGCCGCGCCGCCGCCGTGCCACCCGCCGCGCCTCCGCGCCGGCCGGTGCCCCGCAGGCCGCCCCGGCCGACGAGGAGCCGCAGGCCGCCGCGCAGCCGGAGAAGGCCGCCCAGACCGAGAAGCCCGCCCAGGCCGGAAAGGCCGCGCGCGCCGAGAAGCCCGCACAGGGTGCCGCCGCCGAGGCCGACGAGGACGACGGCGACGTGCGCCGCCGCGCGCGGCGCAAGCCCGCCCGCAGCCGCGCCACCTTCACCGAGCCGCAGATCCAGTCCCGCCAGTCCGCGAAGGGCGGCGCGAAGGGCGAGGAGCGCGGCGAGGAGAGCCGCGGCGGTCGCAAGCCCGCCGTGCCCGTCTTCCGCGCCCCGGTCTTCACCGAGCCGACCTTCCAGTTCCAGACCCTGGAAAGCGCCGCCGCCGAGGCCGCCGCCACGGGCGACGAGGAGGACAGCGCGCCCGCCGCCACCTCCGCGCCCGCCCCCGCCCGCGCCGAGGAGGCCGAGTCCGGGCGGCGCAAGCGGCGCCGCCGCGAGGAGCGCGAGCAGCCCCGTACCGCCGAGGCGCCCGCGGCCCAGGCCCGGACGGCCCCCCGGCCCGCCGAGGACACGAGCGAGCCCGCCGAGCCGGCCGAGGCCGAGACCGCCGATTCCACCGGTTCCGCCGAGTCGGGCGAGGACAACGAGCGCCAGTACGGCGACGAGGGCGAGCGTCCCTCGCGCCGCCGTCGCCGCGGCGGTAGGCGCCGCAGGCGCGGCGAGAGCGCCGAGCAGGACCAGCGCGAGGACCGCGAGGACGAGGAGGAGGGCGAGGAGCCCGCCGCCGAGGAGACCGCCGCCCCCGCCGCCGAGCGCCGCCCGGCCCCCGCCGACGAGGAGCGGGACGAGGAGCCCGAGGGCTCCGCGGCGCGGGACGAGGACGAGGGCTCCGGGTCCTCCTCCAGCCGTCGCCGCCGTCGCCGTCGCCGCCGCGCCTCGGACGCCTCCGGCGAGGCCGAGGCGACGCCCGCCGCCGACGACCCCGAGCGCACCGTGGTCAAGATCCGCGAGCCGAAGGAACGGCGCAAGGAGAACGACCACAGCGACGAGGTGCAGTCGATCAAGGGCTCCACGCGTCTGGAGGCGAAGAAGCAGCGCCGCCGCGAGGGCCGCGAGCAGGGCCGCCGCCGCGTCCCGATCATCACCGAGGCCGAGTTCCTCGCGCGCCGCGAGGCCGTCGAGCGGGTCATGGTCGTCCGCGAGCAGGGCGAGCGCACCCAGATCGGCGTCCTGGAGGACGACGTCCTCGTCGAGCACTACGTCAACAAGGCCGAGTCGACCTCGTACGTCGGCAACGTCTACCTCGGCAAGGTGCAGAACGTGCTGCCCTCCATGGAGGCCGCGTTCATCGACATCGGCAAGGGCCGCAACGCGGTCCTCTACGCCGGTGAGGTCAACTTCGAGGCGCTCGGCTACCACGGTCCGCGCCGCATCGAGACCGCCCTCAAGTCCGGCCAGTCCGTCCTCGTGCAGGTCACGAAGGACCCGATCGGTCACAAGGGCGCCCGGCTCACGAGCCAGGTCTCGCTCCCGGGCCGCTACCTGGTCTACGTGCCCGAGGGCTCGATGACCGGCATCAGCCGCAAGCTCCCCGACACCGAGCGCGCGCGCCTGAAGACCATCCTCAAGAAGATCGTCCCCGAGGACGCCGGCGTCATCGTGCGCACGGCCGCCGAGGGCGCGAGCGAGGACGAGCTGCGGCGCGACGTCGAGCGGCTCCAGTCGCAGTGGGAGGACATCCAGAAGAAGGCGAAGACGGGCAACGCGCCGACGTTGCTCTACGGCGAGCCCGACATGACCGTCCGGGTCGTCCGCGACATCTTCAACGAGGACTTCACGAAGGTCGTCGTCAGCGGCGACCGGGCCTGGGAGACCATCCACGGCTACGTCTCGCACGTCGCCCCCGACCTCGTCGGGCGCCTGTCGCGGTGGACCTCCGAGGTCGACGCCTTCGCGACGTACCGCATCGACGAGCAGCTCGCCAAGGCGCTCGACCGCAAGGTGTGGCTGCCCTCCGGCGGCTCCCTCGTGATCGACAAGACCGAGGCGATGATCGTCGTCGACGTCAACACCGGGAAGTTCACCGGGCAGGGCGGCAACCTGGAGGAGACCGTCACCAGGAACAACCTGGAGGCGGCCGAGGAGATCGTGCGCCAGCTCCGGCTGCGCGACCTCGGCGGGATCGTCGTCATCGACTTCATCGACATGGTCCTGGAGTCCAACCGCGATCTCGTCCTGCGGCGCCTCCTGGAGTGCCTGGGCCGCGACCGCACCAAGCACCAGGTCGCCGAGGTCACCTCGCTCGGTCTCGTGCAGATGACCCGCAAGCGTGTCGGGCAGGGGCTCCTGGAGTCCTTCTCCGAGACCTGCGTCCACTGCAACGGGCGCGGCGTCATCGTCCACCTCGACCAGCCCACGACCCAGGGCGGCGGCGGTGGCGGCGGCAAGCGGAAGAAGAAGGGCAAGGGCGGCGAGCACGCCGAGCACGACCACGCCGAGCACGAGCTGACGTACGAGTACGTGAGCGCCGAGCAGGCCGAGGAGGCCAAGGCTTCGGAGGAGCCCGCCACCGAGGTCGTCACCGGGCCCGCCGCGCTGCCCGAGCCCGTCTTCACGCCCGACGAGGACCTGTACAGCAGCGCCGCCGAGGCCGAGGCAGCCGCCTCCGGTTACGGCGGGCGCCGTGAGCGCAGCCGCCGCCGTGCCTCGCGCCGGGCCTCCGCGCCCGCCGGGACGCCGCGCGGCTCGCGGGTCACCGACACCGACACGGTCGGGGCCTACGACCCCGAGGAGCTGAAGGGCGAGCAGCCCGAGGCCATCGTCGAGGTCCAGGAGCCGGCGGCCGACGCGGTCGCCGACGCCGCGGTCGAGCCGCTCGCCGACACGGTCGTGGAGCCGGTCGTCGAGCCCGAGGCCGTCGAGGTCGTGACGGCGGCGACGCTGCCCGCCTCGGCCGTCGCGGACACCGTCGCCGAGGAGGCCCCCCGGGGCCGCGGGCGGCGCCGGGCGACGCGCAAGGCGAGCGCTCCGGCGGGTTCGCCGAAGGCCGCCGAGCCCGTCGAGGTCGTCGTGCCGGTCGCGGAGGTCTCCGCGCCCGAGCCCGTCGCCGAACTGGCCGCCGAGCCCGAGCCGGCCGAGGTCGTCCCCGAGGCGGCCCCCCCGGCGCGGACCAGGCGCCGGGCCGTCCGCGCGGTGGCCGCTCCGGCGACCTCGGCCCCGGACGAGAACGCGGTGCTCGTGGTACCGGCGGCGGAGGCTCCCGTCGAGGAGGCGCC